CGGCGCGCTGCGCACGCACGGCGTCCTCTTCGCCGTCGTCCTGCTCGGGATCTTGGCCTCATTGGTTTATTTCAGCTGGTGGGTCGAACGCCTCGGGTTGAATTCCCCCTGGCTCTGGCTCTCGCTGATCTTGATGGCCGCCTACGTCGTAGCGCAGATCTATTCGGCCTGGGCGCTCTATCTGCACGTCGAGACGCCGGCAGCCGTGGCGGCACCGGCGGGGCTCTCAGTGGATGTCTTGGTGCCGGTGTACAACGAGCCCTACGAATTGGTCGAACGCAGTCTCGCCGCGGCGGTCGCCATTCGCTACCCGCATCAGACCTACCTGCTCGATGACGGACCGCACCCTCGGCTTGCGGCGCTGGCGGCGCGCCTCGGGGTTCACTACCTGACCCGCGCTGGCAACGGCGATGCCAAGGCCGGCAACGTCAACGCCGCCTTGGCCCGAACGACCGGGGAGTTCGTGACCATCTTCGACGTGGACCACGTGCCCGAACCGAACTTCCTCGGTGCGGTCCTCGGCCACTTCACCGATCCCGCAGTCGGCTTCGTGCAAAGCTGGGTGGGGTTTCACAATCACGGCGACTCGCTGGTCGCACGCGCGGCGGCCGAACAGGGGTTTGACCCGTACGGTCCGACCTCGATGGGCATGTACGGCTGCGGCGCCGCCCCGGTGTGGGGCAGTCACTGCACGTTTCGCCGCCGGGCGCTGCAAAGCATCGGCGGACACCAAGCCGGGCTGGCGGAGGACCTCCACACTTCACTGCGGCTGCACGCCGCCGGCTGGCGCTCGGTGTTCGTACCCAGCCTCGACGCCCGGGGTCAGACCCCCAGCGATCTGATCGGCATCA
The DNA window shown above is from Deltaproteobacteria bacterium and carries:
- a CDS encoding glycosyltransferase, producing MNGSTLTAGASARNIGALRTHGVLFAVVLLGILASLVYFSWWVERLGLNSPWLWLSLILMAAYVVAQIYSAWALYLHVETPAAVAAPAGLSVDVLVPVYNEPYELVERSLAAAVAIRYPHQTYLLDDGPHPRLAALAARLGVHYLTRAGNGDAKAGNVNAALARTTGEFVTIFDVDHVPEPNFLGAVLGHFTDPAVGFVQSWVGFHNHGDSLVARAAAEQGFDPYGPTSMGMYGCGAAPVWGSHCTFRRRALQSIGGHQAGLAEDLHTSLRLHAAGWRSVFVPSLDARGQTPSDLIGITAQHFKWSRGVFEVLFTVYPCLCRRLTLPQNAAYLVRLTYYLIGPIFLAHALVTAGVLLFGSSAAVRELCQYLLRLAPLALAVVLVRQLAMHLWHLEVDARGLTWRGYALSCTLWPVYTLALLCALLRVRIPHLPTAKQKAAHSQLPAALPQLTLMALLLAAVVVHLSGTWGLADAVVMVFALLATGAQSTAAYAALRP